A DNA window from Naumovozyma dairenensis CBS 421 chromosome 7, complete genome contains the following coding sequences:
- the PET191 gene encoding Pet191p (similar to Saccharomyces cerevisiae PET191 (YJR034W); ancestral locus Anc_1.458) — MGASCKDQKKAVAICLQRSPCVMIQRNTPQKCIEDPELNKDLPELCIAQMKAFLDCKRGMMDMSKRFTGNAPLSTGKYDQQYENLCTGKFDPREEMDKLRLLNSNQKE; from the coding sequence atGGGGGCAAGTTGTAAAGATCAAAAGAAGGCGGTTGCTATATGTCTACAAAGGTCACCATGTGTCATGATACAAAGGAACACACCGCAAAAGTGCATAGAGGATCCCGAATTGAACAAAGATCTTCCTGAATTATGTATTGCCCAAATGAAGGCATTCTTAGATTGTAAGAGAGGAATGATGGATATGTCTAAGAGATTCACGGGAAATGCACCCTTATCTACGGGGAAATATGATCAACAGTATGAGAATCTATGTACTGGTAAATTTGACCCTCGAGAGGAGATGGATAAGTTACGATTGTTGAATAGTAACCAAAAGGAGTAG
- the RAV1 gene encoding Rav1p (similar to Saccharomyces cerevisiae RAV1 (YJR033C); ancestral locus Anc_1.457), which translates to MSLKYLPGRPNDTQQTMCQTLWQDQLIFAYCSGNNLIILSNDFTRLQTIYLETKTDCPTVDINPENGFIAVAVNNKVNIFKPIHQVMKTPKWVFCCQIYHDDSQVNCLQWGHDNGIVIGSNYLSFWKIRDEFGRFVPILLWNKRQPKPVYLVVLSNDCQLIASCGKFDHSVKLWKRISISGEQDIFNLTLLPHPDYVTSMRWKKTGQSASDGPKILYTSCEDKHLRIWSCYQHDSGTINVQAWGQISLKPNQKFYLIIDSWIIQNFLQKMKTLDSYFIDKNVDIALIGDTNGRFEVVALENLSNDPPKPLVHKNLLSKLIIHPSIAKNPDFLYFAELQPYNNGCEKLSLIANDLGGKIRHSSLDLSKLLDQKEDSKNQIITKPKHKFTGHNKSIQKLIRSNDGEAMLTLSRFSENCLWYPQQLSDDFTSLELKNIIKTEKPIKLAVVQEKGNLVINLLENHKLQVWDCPNIHHKYGSHLCSELVIPEIPDIEPILMLNAPEKIHHHDRHFVMIIYSDASVKAFEISKKNGILEVATDSLKTKPAANEDAENYDSDIYRISTIDPVHTTRSSNRPLISLITKSGIIKTYRAIVIEDHSSNGMNGYYIKWEKSHHEIQTGIENALFVRGSSTGKICTVNSEGNSMSLFDVRRGVLEYSESFSDKILDIDWTSTDYGQSIVSIGFTGYALLYTQLRYDYTNNNPSYLPIEKIDITSHTAHNIGDSIWLKNAMFVVASGNQLYIKDRSLDLNDPFTNRSIGSRVLYSNDIINLSNVINGPVPVYHPQFIIQALYSSKLQLVKELLLRLFLLLREIDFKSKDITTCLPSDLNIEPNKFFISKNKDYPVEKFPDPYPEFNRTVALALSELLTRIALPFVTRHQQKTLITTIEAMEEIMKNENTVDYNGIRFLLGVKLFIAHREKQKTLLLRDISWALHSDNKEILLSLLGNQVNSWERVVEFKLAYWVKESNIIRVFEDIAKFEFSKNDTKDPSRCAIFYLALKKKQILLSLWKISIGHPEQQKMLKFLSNDFNDPRWKTAALKNAFVLLSKHRYMDAACFFLLADSLKDCINVLYKQVEDLDLAIAVCRIYEGDNGPVLGDFLSSKILPDAIIENDRWLTSFIYWKLRKQDLSIKALVTSPIDLENNSELVDKTKMVNKSFLVEDPALLFLYEHLRKRNIKYFMGSLEIGEKIETRLILRVVDIMCRMGCNYLAVSLVCNWKFIDERKSAKFVQESPQKNNMFSSIDAMAAEPIITTRFRPSLFDKFKESGSTETGNSTNPHQPISTPNLLDAFSVGSSTTKSMLDGFSTDTKSQTGNSIMSSKSILDDFVDTAKTGRSVNTGSNSIFAEKKSDKPHNALDAAGTTAPVTKKLATSSAPRSLLDDFM; encoded by the coding sequence ATgtcattgaaatatttaccAGGACGTCCCAATGACACCCAACAAACCATGTGCCAAACACTTTGGCAAGACCAACTCATATTCGCATATTGTTCAGGTAACAACTTAATCATCCTATCTAATGACTTCACCCGATTACAAACAATCTATCTAGAAACAAAGACGGATTGTCCCACTGTCGATATCAATCCCGAGAATGGATTTATAGCAGTAGCTGTCAATAATAAAGTTAACATATTCAAACCGATTCATCAAGTTATGAAGACTCCTAAATGGGTATTTTGTTGTCAGATCTACCATGATGATTCCCAAGTAAATTGTCTCCAATGGGGACACGATAATGGGATAGTAATCGGGTCTAATTATCTTTCATTCTGGAAAATCAGAGATGAATTTGGTAGGTTTGTCCCCATCTTGCTTTGGAATAAGAGACAACCGAAACCCGTTTACCTCGTGGTGTTGTCAAATGATTGTCAATTGATTGCAAGTTGTGGGAAGTTCGATCATTCTGTTAAGTTATGGAAAAGGATTTCAATTAGTGGAGAAcaagatatttttaatttgacTTTATTGCCTCATCCGGATTATGTTACTTCGATGAGATGGAAGAAAACAGGTCAATCTGCATCAGATGGACCGAAGATACTTTATACTTCATGTGAAGATAAACATTTACGAATATGGTCCTGTTATCAACATGATTCAGGAACAATTAATGTTCAAGCTTGGGGTCAGATCTCTTTAAAACCGAACCAGAAGTTTTATCTCATTATAGATTCATGGATCATACAAAACTTCTTGCAAAAGATGAAGACTCTCGACAGCTATTTCATCGATAAGAATGTAGATATTGCTTTGATTGGTGATACAAATGGCCGGTTCGAAGTCGTGGCATTGgaaaatctttcaaatgatCCACCAAAACCATTGGTTCATAAAAATTTACTCTCCAAATTGATTATTCATCCTTCCATTGCAAAAAATCCCGATTTCTTATATTTCGCTGAATTACAACCTTACAATAACGGCTGTGAAAAACTATCATTGATTGCTAACGATCTGGGTGGCAAAATAAGGCATTCCTCATTAGACTTATCAAAATTACTCGATCAAAAGGAGGATTccaaaaatcaaataattacAAAACCGAAACATAAATTCACAGGACATAATAAATccattcaaaaattaattagAAGTAATGATGGAGAAGCCATGCTAACATTGTCAAGATTCTCGGAAAATTGTCTTTGGTATCCACAACAATTATCAGATGATTTCACATCACTAGAGTTGAAAAACATTATCAAGACAGAAAAACCAATAAAATTAGCAGTCGTTCAAGAAAAGGGTAATCTAGttataaatttattagaaaatCATAAATTACAAGTTTGGGATTGTccaaatattcatcataaATACGGTTCACATCTTTGTTCAGAATTAGTCATCCCTGAAATACCAGACATTGAGCCCATACTAATGTTAAATGCACCAGAGAAAATACATCATCATGATAGACATTTCGTTATGATCATTTATTCAGATGCATCAGTGAAAgcatttgaaatttcaaaaaaaaatggaatcTTAGAAGTGGCAACAGATTCTTTGAAAACTAAACCTGCTGCAAATGAAGATGCTGAGAATTACGATTCTGATATCTATCGTATATCAACAATTGATCCAGTTCATACAACAAGGTCGAGCAATAGACCTCTAATATCCTTAATAACGAAAAGTGGTATCATAAAAACCTATAGAGCAATCGTTATAGAAGACCATTCATCAAATGGTATGAACGGGTATTATATCAAATGGGAAAAAAGTCATCATGAAATTCAAACTGGTATTGAAAATGCTTTATTTGTAAGAGGGTCATCAACCGGGAAAATATGTACAGTTAATTCTGAGGGGAATTCAATGTCATTGTTTGATGTAAGGAGGGGCGTATTGGAGTATTCTGAATCATTCTCGGACAAAATATTGGATATTGATTGGACAAGTACTGACTATGGTCAAAGTATTGTATCGATTGGTTTCACAGGATATGCCTTATTATATACACAACTGAGATATGATTATACAAACAACAATCCAAGCTATTTACCAATTGAGAAAATCGATATAACATCCCATACTGCTCATAATATTGGAGATTCCATTTGGTTGAAAAATGCCATGTTTGTTGTAGCATCAGGAAATCAATTGTATATTAAAGATAGATCATTGGATCTAAATGACCCTTTCACAAATAGATCCATCGGTTCAAGAGTTCtatattcaaatgataTCATAAATTTGTCAAATGTCATCAACGGTCCAGTACCAGTTTATCATCCGcaattcattattcaaGCATTATATAGCtcaaaattacaattagTAAAAGAGCTACTATTGagattgtttttattattaagagaAATTGATTTCAAGTCAAAGGATATAACGACATGTTTACCCTCCGATTTGAACATTGAACCTAATAAGTTTTTCATcagtaaaaataaagattatCCAGTGGAAAAATTCCCTGACCCATATCCAGAATTTAATAGAACTGTAGCTTTAGCCTTGTCAGAGTTACTTACAAGAATAGCATTACCATTTGTCACACGTCATCAACAAAAGACTTTAATTACCACTATAGAAGCTATGGAggaaataatgaaaaatgaaaatacaGTTGATTATAATGGTATCAGATTCCTTTTAGGTGTAAAGTTATTCATTGCTCATAGAGAAAAGCAAAAgactttattattaagagaTATTTCTTGGGCATTACATTcagataataaagaaattttattatcactCCTAGGAAATCAAGTAAATAGTTGGGAAAGAGTTGTGGAATTTAAATTAGCGTATTGGGTTAAAGAAAGTAACATAATTAGAgtatttgaagatattgcaaaatttgaattctcCAAAAATGATACTAAAGATCCATCAAGATGTGCAATCTTTTATTTAgcattgaaaaagaaacaaattttattaagtTTATGGAAAATAAGTATCGGGCATCCTGAACAACAAAAGATGTTGAAGTTTTTAAGtaatgattttaatgaCCCAAGATGGAAAACTGCTGCTTTGAAGAATGCGTTCGTATTATTAAGTAAACATCGTTATATGGATGCAGCATGCTTTTTCCTCTTAGCAGATTCTTTAAAAGACTGTATTAATGTTCTATACAAACAGGTTGAGGATTTGGATTTAGCCATTGCAGTCTGCAGAATTTATGAAGGTGATAATGGCCCAGTCCTTGGTGATTTCCTCTCAAGTAAAATTCTACCGGACgctattattgaaaatgatagGTGGCTCACGAGCTTCATTTATTGGAAACTAAGGAAACaagatttatcaattaaagCATTAGTTACATCACCTattgatttagaaaataattcaGAATTAGTCGATAAGACCAAGATGGTAAACAAATCATTCTTAGTGGAAGATCCTGCATTGCTATTTCTATACGAGCATTTAAGGAAGCGTAacattaaatattttatggGATCCTTAGAGATTGGTGAGAAGATTGAAACACGTCTCATCTTAAGAGTAGTTGACATAATGTGCAGAATGGGGTGTAACTATTTGGCAGTTTCTCTAGTTTGTAATTGgaaatttattgatgaaaGGAAAAGTGCTAAATTTGTTCAAGAAAGTCCccaaaagaataatatgTTTTCTAGTATTGATGCGATGGCTGCTGAACCAATTATTACCACAAGATTTAGACCTAGtctatttgataaatttaagGAATCAGGGTCTACAGAAACCGGTAACTCTACAAATCCACATCAACCTATTTCGACAccaaatttattagatgCATTTTCAGTAGGATCGTCTACAACAAAGAGTATGCTTGACGGTTTCTCAACCGATACTAAGAGTCAAACTGGAAACTCAATAATGTCCTCCAAAAGTATATTAGATGACTTTGTGGATACAGCAAAAACTGGAAGAAGCGTTAACACAGGAAGTAACAGTATATTTGCTGAGAAGAAATCTGACAAACCACATAATGCATTGGATGCAGCTGGGACCACTGCTCCAGTAACAAAGAAACTCGCAACAAGTTCTGCACCAAGAAGTTTACTAGATGATTTTATGTAA
- the CPR7 gene encoding peptidylprolyl isomerase CPR7 (similar to Saccharomyces cerevisiae CPR7 (YJR032W); ancestral locus Anc_1.456) — translation MNGPNKLVYLDISIDSKPIGRIVCQLFNDAAPKASNNFYHLCQGDVTIEGQSNPVTLKGNHFHRVIKNFMIQAGDIVYGSDINEKSDNIGKGGCSIFATSDEINSSDSDISCYGNFEDENLGEFNEPFYLAMANTGSPNTNSSQFFITTFASPHLNGKHSIFGEVIHGKSVVRTIENSPVDSDGFPASSIKIENCGSWEESMGVPLYNASSDPIGNDIYDENPTDDTHIEPDDFNAAYDAADCIKNSGSLLFKKKDFQNAYFKYRKSLKYVNEYIPEPDVDQVNNEKFTTLKMKLYLNLSLVLFNLKKLDDAILYCNYLLDMENVPSLDKAKAYYRRGNCNFSKKHYEVSLKDYKTCKEYNPDDKIIDQKIEQVEKILSEKKEKTKKSIAKFFS, via the coding sequence ATGAACGGTCCTAACAAATTAGTATACTTAGATATATCTATCGATTCCAAGCCTATAGGACGTATTGTTTGTCAATTATTCAATGACGCTGCTCCCAAGGCATCCAATAATTTCTATCATCTATGTCAAGGTGACGTTACAATTGAAGGTCAATCGAATCCAGTGACATTGAAAGGTAATCATTTCCATCGTGTCATCAAAAATTTCATGATTCAAGCAGGTGACATCGTCTATGGTTCTGAcataaatgaaaaatctgATAATATTGGTAAAGGTGGTTGTTCCATCTTTGCCACCTCCGATGAGATCAATAGTTCAGATTCTGATATAAGTTGCTATGGTAATTTcgaagatgaaaatttgGGTGAATTTAATGAACCATTCTATTTAGCAATGGCTAATACGGGATCTCCAAATACAAATAGTTCccaatttttcattactaCATTTGCATCTCCACATTTGAATGGGAAACATTCTATCTTTGGGGAAGTTATTCATGGGAAATCTGTTGTACGTACTATTGAAAACAGCCCAGTAGATTCAGATGGATTCCCAGCATCATCTATTAAAATTGAGAATTGTGGCTCATGGGAAGAAAGTATGGGAGTTCCATTATATAATGCCTCCAGTGATCCAATAGGTAATGATATATATGATGAAAATCCAACTGATGATACTCATATTGAGCCAGACGATTTTAACGCAGCATATGACGCCGCTGACTGTATTAAAAATTCAGGTTccttattatttaaaaagaaagatttCCAAAATGCATACTTTAAGTATAGgaaatctttaaaatatgTTAATGAGTATATTCCAGAACCAGATGTCGATCAAGTTAATAATGAGAAGTTTACTACtctaaaaatgaaattatatttgaatttatcactcgttttattcaatttgaagaaattagatgatgccatattatattgtaattATTTGTTAGATATGGAAAATGTCCCATCATTAGATAAAGCCAAGGCATATTATCGAAGAGGgaattgtaatttttctaaaaaaCATTATGAAGTTtcattgaaagattataaGACAtgtaaagaatataatccagatgataaaataattgatCAGAAAATAGAACAAGTGGAAAAAATTCTTTCTGagaagaaggagaaaaCTAAGAAGAGTATAGCTAAATTCTTCTCTTAA
- the NDAI0G04880 gene encoding NAD(P)-dependent alcohol dehydrogenase yields the protein MSTSPAKFQGIAILDHKDWKNPKKVEYEPKKFLDHDIDIKIECCGVCGSDIHTASGHWGDITKPLVVGHEIIGTVVRLGDKCTSGLKLGDRVGVGAQAFSCLECGRCKSDNEPYCTKSVWTYSTNYEDGYNSKGGYADYIRLHEHFAIPIPENIPSHLAAPLMCGGITAFSPLLRNGCGRGKKVGIMGIGGIGHMALIFAKAMGAEVYAISRTSAKKDDSIKMGADHFIATKEEPDWATKYFDTFDLIVVCSNSLTDINFDVVPRTMKVGGKIVSICAPEQNEVINLKPFGLLGVSISNSALGGINEIKQMLDLVSKKDLKIWVETVPISEKGVKEVFERMDMGDVRYRFTLTDYDKEFFT from the coding sequence atgTCAACATCACCAGCTAAATTTCAAGGCATTGCAATCTTAGATCATAAAGACTGGAAAAATCCTAAAAAAGTAGAATACGAACCTAAGAAATTCTTAGATCATGATATCGATATTAAGATTGAATGTTGTGGGGTTTGTGGTTCTGATATCCATACGGCAAGCGGCCATTGGGGTGATATTACCAAACCATTAGTTGTCGGTCATGAAATCATTGGTACTGTTGTAAGATTAGGTGATAAATGTACCTCTGGCTTGAAATTAGGTGACCGTGTTGGTGTTGGTGCACAAGCATTTTCATGTTTAGAATGTGGTCGTTGTAAATCTGATAATGAACCATATTGTACTAAATCCGTTTGGACATATAGTACCAATTATGAAGATGGATACAATTCTAAAGGTGGGTATGCGGATTACATTAGACTTCATGAACATTTCGCAATCCCAATTCCAGAAAACATCCCATCACATCTTGCTGCTCCTTTGATGTGTGGTGGTATTACTGCATTTTCTCCACTGTTAAGAAATGGTTGTGGCCGTGGTAAAAAAGTTGGTATTATGGGGATTGGTGGTATCGGTCATATGGCGTTGATTTTCGCTAAGGCTATGGGTGCTGAAGTTTATGCAATCTCCAGAACATCTGCAAAGAAAGATGATTCAATTAAAATGGGTGCCGACCATTTTATAGCGACTAAAGAAGAACCTGATTGGGCTactaaatattttgatacATTTGATTTGATCGTTGTATgttctaattctttaacTGACATCAATTTTGATGTAGTCCCAAGGACTATGAAAGTTGGAGGGAAAATCGTTTCAATCTGTGCTCCAGAACAAAACGAAGttataaatttgaaaccatTTGGTCTTTTAGGTGTCTCCATTTCTAATAGTGCATTAGGCGGtatcaatgaaattaaGCAAATGCTTGATTTAGTTTCTAAAAAAGACCTAAAAATTTGGGTTGAAACTGTGCCAATTAGTGAAAAAGGTGTTAAAGAAGtatttgaaagaatggACATGGGAGATGTCAGATATAGATTTACCTTAACTGATTATGATAAGGAATTTTTCACTTAA
- the NDAI0G04890 gene encoding aldo/keto reductase, with amino-acid sequence MGLVKQVRLGQSGLKISAIVVGCMSYGSKNWMEWVLDDKEKIFKILKHCYDNGLRTFDTADVYSNGFSERLLGEFLKKYNIRRETVVILTKVNFPVDETLDIAVGKPPSESEALDLANQGGLSRKHILEGVKNSVERLGTYIDVLQIHRFDHEVPMEETMRALNDVVVQGLTRYIGASLMLATEFAELQFIAEKNGWFKFISSQSYYNLLNREDERELIPFAKRHGVGLIPYTPNARGRLCRPVGTVTEREVVDKALHPRLVQDLSDDQIEIITRVEELSKKKNVSMATISMAWTLYKGVNPIVGLSSIERVDEAIRATEVELTKEEVDYLEEPYQPKFPRTK; translated from the coding sequence atgggTCTTGTTAAACAAGTTCGTTTAGGTCAATCTGGTCTTAAGATATCCGCTATCGTGGTCGGTTGTATGTCATATGGTTCCAAAAATTGGATGGAATGGGTGTTGGATGATAAAGAGAAAATCTTTAAGATTTTAAAACATTGTTATGATAACGGGTTACGTACTTTCGATACTGCTGATGTTTATTCCAATGGGTTCAGTGAAAGACTACTTGGtgaatttttgaagaaatataatattagaaGAGAAACAGTTGTAATCTTAACTAAGGTTAATTTCCCTGTTGATGAAACATTGGATATAGCTGTCGGTAAACCTCCTAGTGAATCAGAAGCTTTGGATTTAGCCAACCAAGGTGGGTTGTCTAGAAAACATATTCTTGAAGGCGTCAAAAATTCTGTTGAAAGATTAGGAACTTATATTGATGTCTTACAAATTCATCGCTTCGATCATGAAGTTCCAATGGAGGAAACAATGAGAGCTTTGAATGATGTCGTTGTTCAGGGCTTAACTAGATACATCGGTGCTTCATTGATGTTGGCTACTGAATTTGCTGAATTACAATTCATTGCTGAAAAAAACGGTTggttcaaatttattagcTCTCAATcttattataatttattgaatcGTGAAGATGAGAGAGAATTGATCCCATTCGCCAAGAGACACGGTGTTGGTTTAATTCCATATACACCAAATGCAAGAGGTCGTCTATGTAGACCAGTTGGAACAGTCACTGAAAGAGAAGTTGTCGATAAGGCTTTACATCCAAGACTAGTTCAGGACCTTTCTGATgatcaaattgaaattattacaagGGTAGAGGAATTATCtaaaaagaagaatgtTTCTATGGCAACAATCTCCATGGCATGGACATTATATAAAGGCGTTAACCCCATTGTTGGTTTAAGTTCCATTGAAAGAGTTGATGAAGCTATTAGAGCTACTGAAGTTGAATTGACAAAGGAAGAAGTTGACTACTTGGAAGAACCTTACCAACCAAAGTTTCCAAGAACTAAATGA